The genomic window GACTTGGGTACCGAGAACTTTCTGTGCTCCGCCAAGCGCCATGGGATCGTATATCGAAAGTTTTGCGCCGCGAGATATGAAAGCCCGTGCAAGAGCAACGGCCGGAGAAAATCGCACGTCGTCCGTTCCTGCCTTGAATGCGATCCCCAAAAACGTCACACGCTTGCCCTTGCAAGATCCGAGCATAGACTCTGCCTTCTTTATCATAGCGCCTGGACGTTTATTGTTGACCCGTTCAACGGACTCCAGAAGCACGGGAGCATGCACGCCGGCCTTTTTTCCGAAGTGAATGAGTGCCTTAACGTCCTTGGGAAAACACGAACCCCCGTAACCCGGACCGGGAGCCAAATACGCATTGGGACCGATGCGCTTATCAAGCTTGAGCGATGCTACAATAGTGCGCACATCGGCATTGCAGCGTTCGGCAAGTTCGGCAAGTGTATTGACGAACGATATCTCGGTCGCGAGAAACGCGTTCTGGGCGTATTTGGCAAGTTCGGATGTTTCCAGCGTTGTCTTAAAGATGGGTTTTTTGAAAACGGCATAGAGCCTGCTCACCTCGTCCAACGTTTTCTTGTCGTCGGAACCTATCACAATCTTATCAGGATACATGAAATCGTAGAGCGCCTTTCCTTCCCGCAAGAATTCGGGATTTGAAACAAGCGTGCACGGCATCTTTGTAAAACGGCTCATGACGCGCTGGATCTGCCGCCCGGTTCCGACCGGAACCGTGCTTTTGATAATGATGGCCGTTGGCCGCGTCATGTGCCGGGCAATAGCACGAGCGGCATCCTCAAGATAGGAGAGATCGGCGGAACCATTTCTTCTTGGCGGAGTTCCGACGCACAAAAAAACGAATTGGGGATGATGCACCGCAAACGCATCTTCATAGTGCGTCGTAAAAAAAAGATGCTTCTCGGCGAGGCCCTTTTTCAGCAATTCTTTAACCCCGGGTTCGTGTATGGGAACGACGCCTCGGCGAAGCTTCGCGATCTTTTTCCCATCAATATCAATGCAGGTGACGCGGTGCCCGAACTTGGCAAAAGCCACGGCAGTGATGAGCCCGACATACCCGGCGCCGATAACGGTGATATGCGAAGATTGATTTTTCATGAATTTTCCGATGTGATGATATCCCCTCTCAAACCAGTTTTGAGCATACCATATTAATTTATAGTGTCAAAGGTTGATAGGCGAAAATTGCATCGATTGCCACTCGTGCTCGCAAGAATACGCTGTTTGCCCCGTTAAAAATAGTCCCGTTAGAAATATAACTTCACGAGACTATAGACATTAAACTTACTGATTATTTCTACTTTCACTATATATGGTCTGGGTGATTGTAAATTTCTAACGGGACGCCATTTCTAACCGGGTTGGTATAATCTGAAAAAGTCACTATACTGGAAAGATGACGGAAAATCCTCAACTCAAAAACTTTGAACAGCTTTCGGGCGCAGTACGATATTACCGGTGGTTTGCCGAGATTGTGTCCCCCTGGGTTGGCAGGCGCATTCTTGACATTGGATGCGGCCACGGAAACGTGACGGTAAATTTTCTCGACCGCACCTACGTGCATGGGATCGATATCGAGCCGTCATACCTTGAGCATATTCAAAAACGATTTGCCGCAAATAAGAATTTTCGCGCAGATTCGGGAGACATCATGGACCCGCTCACCACACAGCGTCTTGCAAAGGACCGGCTTGACACGGTCATTGCTTTCAATGTTTTAGAACATATTGCAGACGACCCGGAAGCCGTCAAAAACATCTTTACTATTCTGGAACCCGGCGGACATTTCGTTATGCTTGTGCCCGCTTTTGAATGGCTGATGAGCCCCTACGACCACGCAGTCGGACATCACCGAAGATACACAAAAAAATCTGCGCGTGCATTGCTTGCAAGCGCCGGTTTTTCGGTGGTACACGCGCAATACTTTAATGCGCTGGGAGCCTTGGGCTGGCTATGGACGTATACGATCCTTAAAAAAGACGAACCCGGAGAAGGGGCCGTGAAAATTCTTGAATTTCTTGTTCCCATGCTCAAGCGCATTGAGCGCGCCCTGAGCGTACCATTTGGCATTTCGGTTATCTGCGTTGGGAAGAAATTATGATCCCGTTAGAAATCGTGGACGCGTATAGCTTACATACGAATTTCGTTCATCCCGTTAGAGATCGCGACCGCAAATTCTGAAAGGCGCACATATCATAATATGAAACAATTATCAACGTATCATCATATAGTCGTATCTGCGGGAGGCCGCGGCCTATCTCTAACGGGATTCAAAAAAACTTTAGTAATAATAATTTGTGATGCGAGACATTCTGCGTCCGCGTCCTATTTCTAACGGGATGAAGCGACATCAATTAATTCTTATTGGCATACTTGCTCTTGCGCTGACCGTGCGGCTTTTGGGACTTTCTCGTATTGCTCCGATTGATTTTTATGCTGCCCCTTGGTACTCGGGAGAGGGTGGCGATGCTGCAGAATATAGTGCCATTGCCGTAAACCTTGCGGATGGACAAGGTTTTACACTGCACGGACAGGCTACTTCGATCCGTCCGCCGTTATACGTATTCTTTCTGGCCGGCGTATATAAACTATTTGGAAATCAAAATCTATCCGCGGTACGCATTGTGCAGATCGGCATAGCGATCACCGCGCTTGCGCTTTTTTGGTTCTTTGCGCGCGCAGTCCTGCAAAACATATGGGGAGCGCATCTGGGTACGCTCGCGCTCGCCCTTCATCCGAGATTTGCCGTGTATAATCTGGTCATACTCACCGAGACGATATTTACCGCTCTTATCCTGGCGATGTTCTGGTTCGCGGTACGATTTTACAGATCTCAGAAAACAAGCGATCTTACGCTGGCGATGGGAATCTTGGCCCTGGCTGCGCTTACCCGCCCTACGGCGTTATATTTTGCGCCACTGCTCATAGGCTGGGCGTGGTGGGTGGCGGACAATTCCCGAATAGCAAAGCTCCTTCCGGGCTTGCTCCTTTTTGTAGCACTCACCGGCATGTGGGTTGCGCGCAACTACGTGCAATTCCATGCGCTTACCTTTTCTAACAAAAGCGGAGGGGGTCTTGCCGAAGCATGGGATAAAACCATACTCGAGCCACTGGGCATCTCCGACCGTGATATTCTCGCGCCCTATAAGGATCTTGACGAAGAAGCATTTGCTCGCATCGGATATAAGATATTTTTCACTGAAATTCGAGACCATCCTCTGCTCATCGCCAAGATTGCATGGCAAAAACTTCTCTACTGGTTCAGTCCCTTCGTAAATTCATCCTCGGCTTTTGTTCGCATGCTCCATGCGGCAATGACGACCTCGTTTTTTGTGCTCGGCATCTGGGGTCTCTACCGCTACGCGCGAAAATTCGGATGGACGATGCCGTTGCTCTTCCTACTGCTCTTTTTTGCGTTCACCGCCATGCACGTTCTCACGGTCCCCTATCACCGGTACCGCTTTCCCGTCATGGATCCATATCTTATTCTATTTGCGGCCTATGCTATTTTCGAATTGTGGAATAAAATAGGGTTGCGTCATTATGAGAAATAAATCTACAATCAAGCCGGTCGTATCGGTTGTGGGCCTTGGCTACGTAGGCTTGCCGCTTGCCGTAGCGTTTGCCAATGCTGGGTTTGAAGTCATCGGCTTTGACATTGATAAGAAGCGGGTCGAGGAATTGAAGGACGGAAAAGATCGCACCAAAGAGGTTGATGCGCGGAAACTGAAGCAAAAAACGCTTGCCTACACCGCCGACGCCTCACAGCTGAAGAAGGCAAGCTTTGTCATTATCGCGGTGCCAACGCCCGTACATGAGAGCAAAGAACCGGATCTGCGCCCGGTGCATTCTGCGTCGGAAATCGCGGGCAAGAACATGCGCCGCGGGGCAGTGGTGATTTATGAATCCACCGTGTGGCCCGGACTTACGGAAGAATACTGCGTGCCGATCCTTGAAAAAAAATCCGGCATGCGGTGCGGGAAAGGCTTTTTCATCGCCTATTCTCCCGAACGCATCAATCCCGGAGACACAGAACATACACTTGAGAATATTATAAAAGTGGTGGCGGGCATGAACGCTTCCGTGCGAAAAAGAGTAGCGCAACTCTATCGCGAGATCTGCAAAGCCGGTGTTTTTGAAGCCGCATCCATCCGCGCCGCCGAAGCCGCAAAAGTCATTGAAAACACCCAACGTGATTTAAATATCGCCCTTATGAACGAACTTGCCATGCTATTTCGGCGACTTGGCATTCCCATGCGCGACGTGCTGGATGCGGCTTTTACCAAGTGGAATTTTGGCAGATATGCACCGGGACTCGTTGGAGGACACTGTATCCCCGTAGATCCCTACTACCTTACCGCGCTCGCGCACCGCGTCGGCTACAATCCTAAGGTGATACTTGCCGGGCGCCAAATAAATGATGCGATGCCGGAATACGTCGCGACCTTTTTGGAAGAAGGCCTGCGACAAGCAAATAACAACACCCATCAAAAGCGGGCTAAGCAAAAAACAAAAATTCTGGTGTTGGGTTTGACGTTCAAGGAAAATGTGCCGGATACGCGCAACTCCCCCGCAAAGTATTTGATACGATCGCTCAAGCGCCGAGGATACCTTGTTGATACATACGACCCGCATGTAACCCCCGCCGCACTCGCACACGAACAATTTGACGGCACGTTTCTGAAAAAAATTCCCGTCAAGGCTCTGTATGATGGCGTAATTGTAACTGTCGCCCATCGGGAATTCATGGGGCTATCCGGAGCAAAAATAATAAAACTCTTCCGGAATGGCCGGGGAACGCTCGTGGACGTTCGCGGCATATTTGCAAGGACTCGTCTCCCTAAAGAAATTATATATAAAACGCTCTGAGGGAGAGAACGGGGTAAATTCTCGATAAAGAGAAGCAGGAAAAGCTTACGGACCGTTAATTGTAAAGCTCTAACTCGGGATCTGTGAATTCCGGAAAACTCCAGGCGGCTTGAGCGGGTGGACAGCCTGCTCTTTTTTTGGCTCTTGACGAAATTTCTTGGCAAGAATAGTATGTGTATATAATACACTAAGTAGATTCCCACTACTCAAATGCCCCATAAGAAAGCCAATTTTCATAATACCGCGCATGCGCTTCATGCAACGCAGCGCATATGCGTCGCTGTGGACAATTGTATTTTCACCGTCCAGGGCAATAAGCTTCTCGTTCTGCTTATTCAGATGAGAAAGAAGCCCTTCGAGGACATGTGGGCGCTCCCGGGCGGGCTTATCCGCAACAGCGAGAATCTGGACGATGCGGCGTTGCGTATTTTAAAAGAAGAAACGACATTATCCAACGTATACCTTGAACAGCTCTATACGTTCGGTAAGCCCCGCCGCGACCCTTTCGGCCGCGTCACCTCCACGGCATATCTTGCGCTCATCCCCTCCCGAGACGTAACGCTCCGCACCATTCCAAAATATGCCGATGTGCGCTGGTGGGATTTCTCGCGCCTTCCGAGACTTGCCTATGACCACGATCAAATCGTTGCATACGCAAAAAAACGCTTGGTGTGGAAGTTAGAATATACGAATATCGCTTGGTCTCTCCTTCCAAAAAAATTCACTCTTACCGAACTTCAGCGGGTGTATGAAGCCATCTTGGGAAAAAAACTTGATAAGCGGAATTTCAGAAAAAAAATTTTGATAATAGGGCTTGTGAAGAGCGTAGGAGCATACGCCGTACGTGGCGCATACCGCCCGGCAATGTTATATCGTTTTATCTCCCGAAAACCGAAGATTCTTGAGATTCTGTAGTATAGTTCTTTGTAATTTAATACCTATATTAAGAAGGTGTTTGAATTTGACTTTTAAAGGAGAACTTGCTATATTTTTTAGTCGCTTTATTGTGGAATTTTGGCCAGTACCTTAAATTTTTTGAGAAATGGAGACTGTATGGATTCGTACATCATGGAACGGCTTAAAGAAGCTGTCCCGCTTAATATCGTCCCGCAGTACGACTTGGCGGGTAAATGTGCGGGCCTTGTCATCATCGACGAGGTGAATGGCTTCTGTACGGTCGGCGCGGGAAACCTTGCGCCGCAGATTGCAGACGCGTCTATCGATGTAATGGTGTCGAAAACCGTTGCGGTGGCAAGGGAAGGATTCGGAAAAAGAGATCTTCCGATCCTTGCCTTTGAAGATACGCATGAGCCCGGCGTTCCCGAGCCACCCTATCCGCCGCATTGTGAACGCGGAACGGGTGAGGAAATCCTTGTCCCGGGACTGCAATGGCTTTACAGCTATAGCTCCAATCACCTGCAGAAGGATTGCATCAATGGATTCGTTGGGGGCATTCGGGAGGATGGAAGCAATGTGGTAGCGGATTTCGTAAACCGAGAGCACATTGAGACGCTCGTGATTACCGGCATCTGCACGGACATCTGCGTTCTTGACTTCGTGGTCACCATGCTCTCGGCACGCAATCACCGTTTTCCTTGCCGCGATTACGGACTCATGCCGACGCTCAAGAACATTGTTGTACTTGTTCCGGCATGTGCGACATACGACTTACCGATTAAGACGGCTATCGCAGTCGGACTTCCGGAATTTGCGGCGCATCCGCGGGAGCTCACACACTACATGGGGCTCTACTTCATGGCCTCGCGTGGGGCTATCTTGGCAAACGACCTCATATTCTGATGTTCTTTGGAATCAAGGGGAGAGGAGGGTGAACAACGTATCACACTCCTCTCCGGACTTTTTTTGAAATAGAGAATTGTAACTGATGGAAGGCATCGGCTTTGATTCTCTGTCTCAAATCAAGCGAGACAGCGTACCTTTTTAACATATCTTAGGAGACATATGCCAAAAAATATTGTATTGTTTGGCGGAAGTTTGCATCCTCCTGGAAAGCACCACGTTGAGATCGTCCGTACCCTTATTCCCTACTTCGACGAGGTAATCATCTTTCCCTGCGGTTCTGCTCGACGCGACAAGCCCTCTTTGGACGAGGTAAGCAATGAGGACCGTGCCGTAATGGTGCGCCTCGCCTTTGAGGAACTCCCCGTCCGTATTGATCTGTCGGACCTGGAGAGACATATATTCACCCCCACCTGGGACCTTGATGAAAGATTCCACAGAGAAGGCGCAGTGTGGCATGTTGCGGGCACCGATCTTATTTGCGGCGGAAGACATGGAGAATCGGTCATACAAAGAGAGTGGGTGAATGGAAAAGCTCTTTGGGAAGTATGTAATTTCGCGATTATCGTACGACAGAACTATCCATTCGATTCGGATGATCTGCCTCCGCGCCATCGCATATTCGAACCGGAACATTCTGGTTCAAGCTCGCAGATCAGGCAACGCATCGCATTCGGCAAGCCGTTTGAGGAACTGGTGGCGCCTGGCGTTGCCGCATACATCAAAAGGCATGGTCTTTACGGCTGGAAGGAGAGGCTATGAAATACCATTTTTACTTTCCGAAAAATCCGCTTGATCGCAGAGCAGACGATGTGAAGGGGTGGATAGAATTCTGGAAGAATGACGTGCTCGCTCAAGACCCAAA from bacterium includes these protein-coding regions:
- a CDS encoding NUDIX domain-containing protein — translated: MPHKKANFHNTAHALHATQRICVAVDNCIFTVQGNKLLVLLIQMRKKPFEDMWALPGGLIRNSENLDDAALRILKEETTLSNVYLEQLYTFGKPRRDPFGRVTSTAYLALIPSRDVTLRTIPKYADVRWWDFSRLPRLAYDHDQIVAYAKKRLVWKLEYTNIAWSLLPKKFTLTELQRVYEAILGKKLDKRNFRKKILIIGLVKSVGAYAVRGAYRPAMLYRFISRKPKILEIL
- a CDS encoding nucleotide sugar dehydrogenase; translated protein: MRNKSTIKPVVSVVGLGYVGLPLAVAFANAGFEVIGFDIDKKRVEELKDGKDRTKEVDARKLKQKTLAYTADASQLKKASFVIIAVPTPVHESKEPDLRPVHSASEIAGKNMRRGAVVIYESTVWPGLTEEYCVPILEKKSGMRCGKGFFIAYSPERINPGDTEHTLENIIKVVAGMNASVRKRVAQLYREICKAGVFEAASIRAAEAAKVIENTQRDLNIALMNELAMLFRRLGIPMRDVLDAAFTKWNFGRYAPGLVGGHCIPVDPYYLTALAHRVGYNPKVILAGRQINDAMPEYVATFLEEGLRQANNNTHQKRAKQKTKILVLGLTFKENVPDTRNSPAKYLIRSLKRRGYLVDTYDPHVTPAALAHEQFDGTFLKKIPVKALYDGVIVTVAHREFMGLSGAKIIKLFRNGRGTLVDVRGIFARTRLPKEIIYKTL
- a CDS encoding isochorismatase family protein, giving the protein MDSYIMERLKEAVPLNIVPQYDLAGKCAGLVIIDEVNGFCTVGAGNLAPQIADASIDVMVSKTVAVAREGFGKRDLPILAFEDTHEPGVPEPPYPPHCERGTGEEILVPGLQWLYSYSSNHLQKDCINGFVGGIREDGSNVVADFVNREHIETLVITGICTDICVLDFVVTMLSARNHRFPCRDYGLMPTLKNIVVLVPACATYDLPIKTAIAVGLPEFAAHPRELTHYMGLYFMASRGAILANDLIF
- a CDS encoding UDP-glucose/GDP-mannose dehydrogenase family protein, which produces MKNQSSHITVIGAGYVGLITAVAFAKFGHRVTCIDIDGKKIAKLRRGVVPIHEPGVKELLKKGLAEKHLFFTTHYEDAFAVHHPQFVFLCVGTPPRRNGSADLSYLEDAARAIARHMTRPTAIIIKSTVPVGTGRQIQRVMSRFTKMPCTLVSNPEFLREGKALYDFMYPDKIVIGSDDKKTLDEVSRLYAVFKKPIFKTTLETSELAKYAQNAFLATEISFVNTLAELAERCNADVRTIVASLKLDKRIGPNAYLAPGPGYGGSCFPKDVKALIHFGKKAGVHAPVLLESVERVNNKRPGAMIKKAESMLGSCKGKRVTFLGIAFKAGTDDVRFSPAVALARAFISRGAKLSIYDPMALGGAQKVLGTQVSYARNAYGALKSSELLVLATEWPEFGRLEFGHIKRIMKTPNILDVRNFLPAEKLQNLGFNYLGVGIPYLRGMHASWLKILAKDARKLKKLSTHELRQLKEGLEVLGEQSQLIPELQEV
- a CDS encoding class I SAM-dependent methyltransferase; this translates as MTENPQLKNFEQLSGAVRYYRWFAEIVSPWVGRRILDIGCGHGNVTVNFLDRTYVHGIDIEPSYLEHIQKRFAANKNFRADSGDIMDPLTTQRLAKDRLDTVIAFNVLEHIADDPEAVKNIFTILEPGGHFVMLVPAFEWLMSPYDHAVGHHRRYTKKSARALLASAGFSVVHAQYFNALGALGWLWTYTILKKDEPGEGAVKILEFLVPMLKRIERALSVPFGISVICVGKKL
- a CDS encoding glycosyltransferase family 39 protein, whose protein sequence is MKRHQLILIGILALALTVRLLGLSRIAPIDFYAAPWYSGEGGDAAEYSAIAVNLADGQGFTLHGQATSIRPPLYVFFLAGVYKLFGNQNLSAVRIVQIGIAITALALFWFFARAVLQNIWGAHLGTLALALHPRFAVYNLVILTETIFTALILAMFWFAVRFYRSQKTSDLTLAMGILALAALTRPTALYFAPLLIGWAWWVADNSRIAKLLPGLLLFVALTGMWVARNYVQFHALTFSNKSGGGLAEAWDKTILEPLGISDRDILAPYKDLDEEAFARIGYKIFFTEIRDHPLLIAKIAWQKLLYWFSPFVNSSSAFVRMLHAAMTTSFFVLGIWGLYRYARKFGWTMPLLFLLLFFAFTAMHVLTVPYHRYRFPVMDPYLILFAAYAIFELWNKIGLRHYEK